One genomic region from Dermacentor variabilis isolate Ectoservices chromosome 6, ASM5094787v1, whole genome shotgun sequence encodes:
- the Got2 gene encoding glutamate oxaloacetate transaminase 2, producing the protein MANALKSSLFGSLPKSAYGVTCARACSWWSHVEMGPPDPILGVTEAFKKDTNPKKMNLGVGAYRDDTGKPYVLPSVRKAEEIIMSKKLDKEYLPIGGMSEFCNAAAQLAFGEDSEVIKSKRNTTVQGISGTGSLTIGAFFLGQFFKGNREIYMPTPTWGNHVPLFKRGGLTVKQYRYYDPQTCGFDFSGALQDIAKIPEESVILLHACAHNPTGVDPKLEQWKEISKVIKSRRLFPFLDMAYQGFATGDIDRDAAAVRLFAEDGHGFAVSQSFAKNMGLYGERVGAFTMVCGSKEEADRVMSQIKIIVRPTYSNPPIHGARLAHLILTDPELRQQWLKDVKGMADRIIGMRTRLRDGLKREGSTKNWQHITDQIGMFCFTGMTQEQVARLIKEFSVYLTKDGRISVAGISSNNVDYLAHAMHQVTK; encoded by the coding sequence ATGGCCAACGCTCTGAAGAGCTCGTTGTTCGGTTCGCTGCCGAAAAGCGCTTACGGCGTAACGTGCGCGCGCGCTTGCTCGTGGTGGTCGCACGTCGAAATGGGCCCTCCCGACCCGATTCTGGGAGTTACAGAAGCCTTCAAGAAAGACACAAACCCGAAGAAGATGAACCTGGGCGTCGGGGCATACCGCGACGACACCGGAAAACCGTACGTCCTGCCCAGCGTGCGCAAAGCCGAGGAGATCATTATGTCAAAGAAGCTGGACAAAGAGTACCTGCCCATTGGCGGTATGTCCGAGTTCTGCAATGCCGCCGCGCAGCTGGCTTTCGGCGAGGACAGCGAAGTCATCAAGAGCAAGCGAAACACCACTGTTCAGGGCATTTCCGGAACGGGCTCGCTCACGATCGGCGCTTTCTTCTTGGGCCAGTTCTTCAAGGGCAACCGCGAGATCTACATGCCCACTCCTACATGGGGCAACCACGTACCGCTCTTTAAGCGTGGCGGGCTGACTGTTAAGCAGTACCGCTACTACGACCCCCAGACTTGCGGATTCGATTTCAGCGGCGCGCTGCAAGATATCGCCAAGATACCCGAGGAATCCGTCATACTTCTTCACGCGTGCGCGCATAACCCGACCGGCGTAGATCCGAAACTTGAGCAGTGGAAGGAAATATCGAAAGTGATCAAGAGCCGCCGCCTGTTTCCGTTCCTGGACATGGCGTACCAGGGATTCGCCACCGGAGACATCGACCGTGACGCGGCGGCCGTACGGCTTTTCGCGGAGGACGGCCACGGCTTTGCCGTCTCCCAGTCTTTCGCCAAGAACATGGGCCTGTACGGCGAGCGCGTAGGCGCATTCACGATGGTCTGCGGCTCCAAGGAGGAGGCGGACCGTGTCATGTCGCAGATCAAGATCATTGTTCGACCCACCTACTCGAACCCGCCCATCCACGGCGCTCGCCTTGCGCACCTGATTTTGACCGACCCCGAACTCCGCCAGCAGTGGCTCAAGGACGTAAAGGGCATGGCGGATCGCATCATCGGCATGCGAACGCGGCTGCGCGACGGTCTCAAGCGAGAGGGCTCCACGAAGAACTGGCAGCACATCACCGACCAGATCGGCATGTTCTGTTTCACCGGCATGACGCAAGAGCAAGTAGCGCGGCTCATCAAGGAGTTCAGCGTGTACCTGACCAAAGACGGCCGAATCTCAGTGGCAGGCATCTCTTCCAACAACGTGGACTACTTGGCACATGCGATGCACCAAGTCACCAAGTGA